The Myxococcus guangdongensis genome has a window encoding:
- a CDS encoding ABC transporter permease, protein MEKLLQDVRYALRSLRKSPGFALVAVLALALGIGANSAVFSVVNGVLLVPPPFAEPDRLMDVSNDFARAGRRGLTSSVMEYQDYASLPSVFTSVAAYTDDSVTLTGVDTPQSLVMVEATASLLPTLGVAPMLGRNFTEAEETKGHDRVVVLTHQTWRAHFSEDPNVLGRTLQLNGEPHTVIGVLPRGVAFPAGSELYKPFAPSAELASEDKRDTRFLEVMARLKPGVTLEAARKDLERVSQQLAQTYPKYAQSQRTIALKSLEDEVVGEVRGTLWLLLGAVGFVLLVACGSVANLLLARAAAREREVSIRAALGASRGRLVAQFLTESLLLSLVGGALGLLFALWGTDVLLAFVGDALPRAAEVRLDMRSVLFTGGVSLVSGLVFGLVPALQASRADLNAAMREGSRGTAGGRSGKLRSGLVVGQVAFALVLLVGAGLFGRSLLALLSVDPGFRPEGVLTARLTLPENRYATTEQQGAFQHELLGRLQALPGVESAGLTNLLPLGRSVTFGFDIDGRTKGPDEVWPAVQLRTVSADYLSTLGMRLREGRLLEATDVPGTAWAVVINKTFADAYWPQGNALGQRLKLRYPKAEWTTVVGIVEDAREWALDKPVVPMAYYSLPQLGGSHLALAVRTKAGAPEALRAGIAAELRQVDADVPLFGVAPLTRLVDESIGARRLSALLMGLFGGTALLLAALGLAGVIGYSVAQRTREMGIRMALGAARSDVLWLVLRQGLRLTGLGVVVGGVMSLGLARFLGALLHGVTAYDPGTFVGVAALLGGVALLATWLPARRATRVDPIISLRSE, encoded by the coding sequence ATGGAAAAGCTCCTTCAGGATGTCCGCTACGCGCTGCGTTCGCTGCGCAAGAGCCCCGGCTTCGCGCTGGTGGCGGTGCTGGCGCTGGCGCTGGGCATCGGCGCGAACAGCGCGGTCTTCAGCGTGGTGAACGGCGTGCTGCTGGTGCCTCCGCCGTTCGCGGAGCCGGACCGGCTGATGGACGTGTCGAACGACTTCGCCCGCGCGGGGCGCAGGGGGCTGACGTCCTCGGTGATGGAGTACCAGGACTACGCGAGCCTTCCTTCCGTCTTCACCTCGGTGGCGGCGTACACGGACGACAGCGTGACGCTGACGGGCGTGGACACGCCGCAGTCGCTGGTGATGGTGGAGGCCACCGCCTCCTTGCTGCCCACGCTCGGCGTGGCGCCCATGCTGGGCCGCAACTTCACCGAGGCGGAGGAGACGAAGGGCCACGACAGGGTGGTGGTGCTCACGCACCAGACGTGGCGCGCGCACTTCTCCGAGGACCCGAACGTCCTGGGGCGCACGCTCCAGCTGAACGGCGAGCCGCACACCGTCATCGGCGTGCTGCCGCGCGGGGTGGCGTTCCCGGCGGGCTCGGAGCTGTACAAGCCCTTCGCGCCCTCGGCGGAGCTGGCCTCCGAGGACAAGCGTGACACGCGGTTCCTGGAGGTCATGGCCCGCCTGAAGCCCGGGGTGACGCTGGAGGCGGCGCGCAAGGATTTGGAGCGCGTGTCCCAGCAGCTCGCCCAGACGTATCCGAAGTACGCGCAGAGTCAGCGCACCATCGCCCTGAAGTCGCTGGAGGACGAGGTGGTGGGCGAGGTGCGTGGGACGTTGTGGCTGCTGCTTGGCGCGGTGGGCTTCGTGCTGCTGGTGGCGTGCGGCAGCGTGGCGAATCTGCTGCTGGCCCGGGCGGCGGCGCGCGAGCGCGAGGTGTCCATCCGCGCGGCGCTGGGCGCGAGCCGTGGGCGACTGGTGGCGCAGTTCCTCACCGAGAGCCTGCTGCTGTCGCTGGTGGGCGGGGCGTTGGGCTTGCTCTTCGCGCTGTGGGGCACGGACGTGCTCCTGGCGTTCGTGGGGGATGCGTTGCCGCGCGCGGCCGAGGTGCGGTTGGACATGCGCTCGGTGCTGTTCACCGGTGGGGTGAGCCTCGTGTCGGGGCTGGTGTTCGGGCTGGTGCCGGCGCTGCAGGCGAGCCGCGCGGACCTGAACGCGGCGATGCGCGAGGGCTCGCGTGGCACGGCGGGCGGCCGCTCCGGGAAGCTGCGCTCCGGGTTGGTGGTGGGGCAGGTGGCCTTCGCGCTGGTGCTGCTGGTGGGCGCGGGCCTCTTCGGCCGGAGCCTGCTGGCGCTCCTGTCCGTGGACCCGGGCTTCCGGCCCGAGGGCGTGCTCACCGCGAGGCTGACGCTGCCGGAGAACCGCTACGCGACGACGGAGCAGCAGGGCGCCTTCCAGCACGAGCTGTTGGGGCGCCTCCAGGCATTGCCCGGCGTGGAGTCCGCGGGGCTCACCAACCTGTTGCCCCTGGGCCGCTCGGTGACGTTCGGCTTCGACATCGACGGACGCACCAAGGGCCCCGACGAGGTGTGGCCCGCCGTGCAGCTGCGCACCGTGAGCGCGGACTATCTCTCCACGTTGGGCATGCGGCTTCGCGAGGGGCGGCTGCTCGAGGCGACGGACGTCCCGGGCACGGCGTGGGCGGTGGTCATCAACAAGACCTTCGCGGATGCGTACTGGCCCCAGGGCAACGCGCTGGGGCAGCGACTGAAGTTGCGGTACCCGAAGGCCGAGTGGACCACGGTGGTGGGCATCGTCGAGGACGCGCGCGAGTGGGCCTTGGACAAGCCGGTGGTGCCCATGGCGTATTACTCGCTGCCGCAATTGGGCGGCTCGCACCTGGCGCTGGCCGTGCGGACGAAGGCCGGGGCCCCGGAGGCGCTGCGCGCGGGCATCGCCGCCGAGCTGCGCCAGGTGGACGCGGACGTGCCGCTGTTCGGCGTGGCGCCGCTGACGCGCCTGGTGGATGAGTCCATCGGCGCGCGGCGACTGTCGGCGCTGCTCATGGGCCTGTTCGGAGGCACCGCGCTGCTCCTGGCGGCGCTCGGCCTGGCGGGAGTCATCGGCTACTCGGTGGCGCAGCGCACGCGGGAGATGGGCATCCGCATGGCGCTGGGCGCGGCGCGCTCGGACGTGCTGTGGCTGGTGCTGCGTCAGGGCCTGAGGCTCACCGGGCTGGGCGTGGTGGTGGGCGGGGTGATGTCGCTGGGGCTGGCGCGATTCCTGGGCGCGCTGCTCCATGGCGTGACGGCGTATGACCCCGGGACTTTCGTGGGCGTCGCGGCGTTGCTGGGTGGCGTCGCGCTCCTGGCCACGTGGCTGCCGGCGCGCCGGGCCACGCGCGTGGACCCCATCATCTCCTTGCGCTCCGAGTGA
- a CDS encoding ABC transporter ATP-binding protein: protein MSSPLISLRQVEKSYPLAGGRTWVLRNIDLDIQAGEFVTLMGPSGAGKSTLLSVLGLLDAEWKGEYVLDGQAVHAMKPKERGELSRRTIGFVFQQYHLLDNLTVAENLEVPLSYRNLKRGEREALVGDMLDRFQLVGKKDLFPSQLSGGQQQLVGIARALIATPKILLADEPTGNLHSAQAKHIMEVFQTLNKQGTTIIQVTHSEANAAYGHRIIQLADGWLQKP, encoded by the coding sequence ATGTCCTCTCCCCTCATCTCCCTGCGCCAGGTCGAGAAGTCCTATCCCCTGGCGGGCGGCCGCACCTGGGTGCTGCGCAACATCGACCTGGACATCCAGGCCGGCGAGTTCGTCACGCTGATGGGCCCCTCTGGCGCGGGCAAGTCCACGCTGTTGTCCGTGCTGGGCCTGCTCGACGCCGAGTGGAAGGGCGAGTACGTCCTGGACGGTCAGGCCGTGCACGCGATGAAGCCCAAGGAGCGCGGCGAGCTGTCGCGGCGCACCATCGGCTTCGTGTTCCAGCAGTACCACCTGCTCGACAACCTCACGGTGGCCGAGAACCTGGAGGTGCCGCTGTCCTACCGCAACCTCAAGCGCGGCGAGCGCGAGGCGCTGGTGGGCGACATGCTGGACCGCTTCCAGCTGGTGGGGAAGAAGGACCTGTTCCCCTCGCAGCTCTCCGGTGGGCAGCAGCAGCTGGTGGGCATCGCCCGCGCGCTCATCGCCACGCCCAAGATTCTGTTGGCCGACGAGCCCACGGGCAACCTCCACTCGGCGCAGGCCAAGCACATCATGGAGGTGTTCCAGACGCTCAACAAACAGGGCACCACCATCATCCAGGTGACGCACTCGGAGGCCAACGCGGCCTACGGCCACCGGATCATCCAGCTCGCCGACGGCTGGCTCCAGAAGCCCTGA
- a CDS encoding ABC transporter permease, with product MLSDVSMDVKYALRTMRQSPVFTVAAVLVLMLGIGVTTALFSVVDAVLLRPLPFPEPERLLMLATAKPERMSARYSLLSYEDIARRSTQMHAMTAYTGQMMNRTGHGDAEQLRGAMVVGDFFGAFGMKPLLGRTFAVDERDARLAVISHARWQKEGGGQDILGRSMTVGGQPYTVIGVMPAAFDVPSRTTEIWLPFDSQPGAATSEERTQRGFRGFSVSARLSPGATLESARQELQGMAPELLAADSALVLNVMRYSDYLTQGVSQLLWVLLGAVALVLMLAAANVAHLQLARAAARQQELGIRVALGAGRGRLVRQLLTESVLLALLGGVGGVLLALWATDLLMLLGASKLPRAGEVVVQGRVLLFALAVTLTTGVGVGLVPALQRSQLSPAAVLGRGATEKSRGRTHAVLVVAEVALALMLVSGAGLMLKSFWRMYQADPGVDPVGVFVARLSLPKDRYSESERVTAFHRELTTRLAARPEVAAVGVGDALPQGGSISRSGYWKEGVEEPPVRPNALVNASTPGFLEALRVPLLAGRRLAETDKADAPLVMVVSEHFARAVFPGEDPLGRRVSFGDEDAQGNTLWTTVVGVVADVAYAGVEEGHEPTVYRPMAQEPTTDGQLAVRAAPGLDPKALESVVREELRAVDSMVALAHVSTLEERLSLDLGQPRFRAVLLGAFGVLALVLAAVGIYGVMSYSVAQRTHEMSVRLALGARGSDVLLLVVGQALRRVGLGLGLGLLGALAAHRIMEGLLYGMGALDVPVLAGVALLLLGTAWLASWLPARRAANVDPASVLRRG from the coding sequence ATGCTGAGCGACGTGTCGATGGACGTGAAGTACGCCCTGCGGACGATGCGCCAGTCGCCCGTCTTCACGGTGGCGGCGGTGCTGGTGTTGATGCTGGGCATCGGCGTGACGACGGCGTTGTTCAGCGTCGTGGACGCGGTGCTGCTGCGCCCCCTGCCATTCCCGGAGCCGGAGCGGCTGCTGATGCTGGCCACCGCGAAGCCCGAGCGGATGTCGGCGCGCTACAGCCTGCTCTCCTACGAGGACATCGCGCGGCGCTCCACGCAGATGCACGCCATGACGGCGTACACCGGTCAGATGATGAACCGCACCGGCCACGGCGACGCCGAGCAGCTGCGCGGCGCGATGGTGGTGGGCGACTTCTTCGGCGCCTTCGGCATGAAGCCGCTGCTGGGTCGGACCTTCGCGGTGGACGAGCGCGACGCGCGGCTGGCCGTCATCTCGCACGCGCGATGGCAGAAGGAGGGCGGCGGTCAGGACATCCTCGGGCGCTCGATGACGGTGGGCGGTCAGCCCTACACGGTGATTGGGGTGATGCCGGCGGCCTTCGACGTGCCCTCGCGCACCACCGAAATCTGGCTGCCCTTCGACAGCCAGCCGGGCGCGGCCACGTCGGAGGAGCGCACGCAGCGCGGCTTCCGCGGCTTCTCCGTCTCGGCGCGGCTGTCCCCCGGCGCGACGCTCGAGTCGGCCCGACAGGAGCTCCAGGGCATGGCCCCCGAGCTGCTCGCCGCGGACTCCGCGCTGGTGCTCAACGTGATGCGCTACTCGGACTACCTCACCCAGGGCGTGAGCCAGCTGTTGTGGGTGCTGCTGGGCGCGGTGGCGCTGGTGTTGATGCTGGCGGCGGCCAACGTGGCCCACCTGCAGCTGGCGAGGGCGGCGGCGCGGCAGCAGGAGCTGGGCATCCGCGTGGCGCTGGGCGCTGGGCGCGGCCGGTTGGTGCGGCAGCTCTTGACGGAGAGCGTGCTGCTGGCGCTGCTGGGCGGCGTGGGCGGTGTGCTGCTGGCGCTGTGGGCCACGGATTTGTTGATGCTGCTGGGGGCCAGCAAGCTGCCTCGCGCGGGGGAGGTGGTGGTGCAGGGGCGCGTGCTGTTGTTCGCGCTGGCGGTGACGCTGACGACGGGCGTGGGCGTGGGGTTGGTGCCGGCGCTGCAGCGCTCGCAGCTGTCGCCGGCGGCGGTGCTGGGGCGCGGGGCGACGGAGAAGTCACGCGGCCGCACGCACGCGGTGCTGGTGGTGGCGGAGGTGGCGCTGGCGCTGATGCTCGTCTCGGGCGCGGGGCTGATGCTCAAGAGCTTCTGGCGGATGTACCAGGCGGACCCGGGCGTGGACCCGGTGGGCGTCTTCGTGGCCCGGCTGTCCCTGCCCAAGGACCGCTACTCCGAGTCGGAGCGGGTGACGGCCTTCCATCGCGAGCTGACGACGCGGCTGGCCGCGCGCCCTGAGGTCGCCGCGGTGGGCGTGGGAGACGCGCTCCCGCAAGGGGGCTCCATCTCGCGCTCGGGCTACTGGAAGGAGGGCGTCGAGGAGCCCCCGGTGCGCCCCAACGCGCTGGTCAACGCCTCCACGCCGGGCTTCCTGGAGGCGCTGCGCGTGCCGCTGCTCGCGGGTCGGCGGCTGGCGGAGACGGACAAGGCGGACGCGCCCCTGGTCATGGTGGTCAGCGAGCACTTCGCGCGCGCTGTCTTCCCGGGAGAGGACCCGCTGGGCCGCCGCGTCTCCTTCGGTGACGAGGACGCGCAGGGCAACACGCTGTGGACCACGGTGGTGGGCGTGGTGGCGGACGTGGCGTACGCGGGCGTGGAGGAGGGCCACGAGCCCACCGTGTACCGCCCCATGGCGCAGGAGCCGACGACGGACGGGCAGCTCGCGGTGCGCGCGGCGCCGGGCCTGGACCCCAAGGCGCTGGAGTCGGTGGTGCGCGAGGAGCTGCGCGCGGTGGACTCCATGGTGGCGCTCGCGCACGTGAGCACGCTGGAGGAGCGGCTGTCGCTGGACTTGGGGCAGCCGCGCTTCCGGGCCGTGTTGCTGGGGGCCTTCGGGGTGCTCGCGTTGGTGCTCGCGGCGGTGGGCATCTACGGCGTGATGTCGTACTCGGTGGCGCAGCGCACGCACGAGATGAGCGTGCGGCTGGCGCTGGGCGCGCGGGGCTCGGATGTGTTGTTGCTGGTGGTGGGGCAGGCGCTGCGGCGGGTGGGGCTGGGGTTGGGCCTGGGCCTGCTGGGCGCGCTGGCGGCCCATCGCATCATGGAAGGGCTGCTGTATGGCATGGGCGCGCTGGATGTTCCGGTGTTGGCGGGCGTCGCGCTGTTGCTCCTGGGTACCGCCTGGCTGGCGAGCTGGCTTCCGGCTCGCAGGGCGGCGAACGTGGACCCCGCGTCGGTGCTTCGTCGCGGCTGA
- a CDS encoding sigma-54-dependent transcriptional regulator, translating into MSESLSVSVPTPVPPSPAPVATARPSRILIADDQADVLEALRLLLKRDGHTVVTAQSPAGALATLEAEDVDLVLMDLNYARDTTSGKEGMDLLGRIRAQDASLPVVVMTAWSSVEGAVEAMRGGARDYVQKPWDNTRLLATLRTQLELSRALKRSRRLEDENQHLRRGQGGLPNLVSESRAMMPVRRMIERVAPSAANVLVTGEHGTGKEVVARLLHASSTRADRAFVAVNSGGLSEGVFESELFGHVKGAFTDAKTDRIGCFELADGGTLFLDEIGNMPLSQQAKLLRVLQTGELHPVGSSKTRRVDVRVVSATNVDLPKAVAEGRFREDLLYRLNTVEVPLPALRERREDIPLLATHFLGEHGKRYGRHDVRMSAGALEALLSYPWPGNVRELEHAVERSLLMAVGNEVTAEDLLLRRAGREGLSRLEEMTLEEVERYLIERALARHEGNVSEAAKGLGLSRSALYRRLQYYGIKGAR; encoded by the coding sequence GTGTCCGAATCACTCTCTGTCTCCGTTCCCACCCCCGTCCCGCCGTCACCGGCCCCGGTGGCCACCGCGCGTCCCTCGCGCATCCTGATCGCCGACGACCAGGCCGACGTGCTGGAGGCCCTGCGCCTGCTGCTCAAGCGTGACGGACACACCGTCGTCACCGCGCAGTCGCCCGCGGGAGCGCTCGCCACGCTGGAGGCCGAGGACGTGGACCTGGTCCTGATGGACCTGAACTACGCGCGCGACACGACGTCCGGCAAGGAGGGCATGGACCTGCTCGGTCGCATCCGCGCGCAGGACGCGTCCCTGCCGGTGGTGGTGATGACGGCGTGGAGCAGCGTGGAGGGCGCGGTGGAGGCCATGCGCGGCGGCGCGCGCGACTACGTGCAGAAGCCGTGGGACAACACGCGGCTGCTCGCCACGCTGCGCACGCAGCTGGAGTTGAGCCGCGCGCTCAAGCGCAGCCGCCGGCTGGAGGATGAGAACCAGCACCTGCGCCGGGGACAGGGCGGGCTGCCGAACCTGGTCTCCGAGTCACGCGCGATGATGCCGGTGCGCCGGATGATTGAGCGCGTGGCGCCGTCGGCCGCCAACGTGCTGGTGACGGGCGAGCACGGCACGGGCAAGGAGGTGGTGGCGCGGCTGCTGCACGCGTCCTCCACGCGCGCGGACCGGGCCTTCGTGGCGGTGAACTCCGGCGGCCTGTCGGAGGGCGTCTTCGAGAGCGAGCTGTTCGGCCACGTGAAGGGCGCCTTCACGGACGCGAAGACGGACCGCATCGGCTGCTTCGAGCTGGCGGATGGCGGCACGTTGTTCCTGGATGAAATCGGGAACATGCCGTTGTCGCAGCAGGCGAAGCTGTTGCGCGTGCTGCAGACGGGCGAGTTGCACCCGGTGGGCTCGTCGAAGACGCGGCGGGTGGACGTGCGCGTGGTGAGCGCGACGAACGTGGACCTGCCCAAGGCGGTGGCCGAAGGGCGCTTCCGCGAGGACTTGCTGTACCGCCTCAACACGGTGGAGGTGCCGCTGCCGGCGCTGCGTGAGCGGCGCGAGGACATCCCGCTGCTCGCGACGCACTTCCTGGGGGAGCACGGCAAGCGCTACGGGCGTCATGACGTGCGGATGTCGGCGGGGGCGCTGGAGGCGCTCTTGTCCTATCCGTGGCCGGGCAACGTGCGTGAGCTGGAGCACGCGGTGGAACGCTCGCTGCTGATGGCGGTGGGCAACGAGGTGACGGCGGAGGATTTGCTGTTGCGCCGGGCGGGGCGTGAGGGGCTGTCGCGGCTGGAGGAGATGACGCTGGAGGAGGTGGAGCGCTACCTCATCGAGCGGGCGCTGGCGCGGCACGAGGGCAACGTGAGCGAGGCGGCGAAGGGGCTGGGCCTGTCGCGCAGCGCGCTGTACCGTCGGCTCCAGTACTACGGCATCAAGGGAGCAAGGTGA
- a CDS encoding sensor histidine kinase, translating into MRRERRPWPHDLQVLALTWLAGLPGGVASLALVWTGDFSSKVRWTLTTLVVGMFLGVGLLVRERVMRPLHAVANLLAALREGDYSTRGRGARAGDALGEVLLEVNALGDTLREQRLGALEAGALLEQVMEEIDVTVLAFDVAGTLRLVNRAGERLLGQSRSQLMGKGAGSVGLADLLEGPAPRRLSRTFAEEGGPYELRRGAFRQGGLPHHLVVVADLRLALREQEREAWRRLVRVLSHEINNSLAPIQSIAEALRDTLVMEPRPSDWEDDAKSGLGIVARRSEALARFMSAYARLARLPPPVLRGVEVDGWVRRVAALEHRRSVAVRTGPSLVVRGDSDQLEQLLINLVRNAVDAVLAEPRGGDVWVSWAVLSPGTVEVWVEDEGPGLADTGNLFVPFFTTKPQGSGIGLALSQQIAEAHGGTLRLENRPEGRGCRARLRLPLEGRAAMVG; encoded by the coding sequence GTGAGGCGCGAGCGCAGGCCCTGGCCACATGACCTGCAGGTGCTGGCCCTGACGTGGCTGGCGGGACTGCCGGGCGGGGTGGCGTCGCTCGCGCTGGTGTGGACGGGAGACTTCTCGTCGAAGGTCCGCTGGACGCTCACCACGCTGGTGGTGGGCATGTTCCTGGGCGTGGGGCTGCTGGTGCGCGAGCGGGTGATGCGGCCGCTGCACGCGGTGGCGAATCTCCTGGCCGCGCTGCGCGAGGGGGACTACTCGACGCGCGGGCGTGGGGCTCGGGCGGGCGACGCGCTGGGCGAGGTGCTGCTGGAGGTGAACGCGCTGGGTGACACCTTGCGCGAGCAGCGGCTGGGGGCGCTGGAGGCGGGGGCGCTGCTCGAGCAGGTGATGGAGGAGATCGACGTCACGGTGCTGGCCTTCGACGTGGCGGGGACGCTGCGGTTGGTGAACCGGGCGGGTGAGAGGCTGCTGGGCCAGTCGCGCTCACAGCTGATGGGGAAGGGCGCGGGCTCGGTGGGGCTGGCGGACCTGCTGGAGGGCCCGGCGCCGCGCAGGCTGTCGCGCACCTTCGCGGAGGAAGGCGGCCCGTACGAGCTGCGGCGCGGGGCGTTCCGTCAGGGGGGCCTGCCGCATCACCTGGTGGTGGTCGCCGATTTGCGGCTGGCGTTGCGCGAGCAGGAGCGCGAGGCGTGGCGCCGGCTGGTGCGCGTGTTGAGCCATGAAATCAACAACTCGCTGGCGCCCATCCAGTCCATCGCGGAGGCGCTGCGGGACACGCTGGTGATGGAGCCGCGCCCCTCGGACTGGGAGGACGACGCGAAGAGCGGGCTGGGAATCGTGGCGAGGCGCTCGGAGGCGCTGGCGCGGTTCATGTCCGCGTATGCGCGGCTGGCGAGGCTGCCGCCGCCAGTGTTGCGAGGCGTGGAGGTGGATGGGTGGGTGCGGCGCGTGGCGGCGCTGGAGCACCGGAGGTCGGTGGCGGTGCGGACGGGGCCGTCGCTGGTGGTGCGAGGGGATTCTGACCAGCTGGAGCAGCTGCTCATCAACCTGGTGCGCAACGCGGTGGACGCGGTGCTGGCGGAGCCTCGCGGTGGCGACGTCTGGGTGTCGTGGGCGGTGTTGTCGCCGGGGACGGTGGAGGTCTGGGTGGAGGATGAGGGCCCGGGGCTGGCGGACACGGGGAACCTGTTCGTGCCGTTCTTCACGACGAAACCGCAGGGCAGCGGCATCGGCCTGGCGCTGAGTCAGCAGATTGCCGAGGCGCACGGTGGGACGTTGCGCCTGGAGAACCGTCCGGAGGGGCGTGGGTGCCGTGCGCGGCTGCGGCTCCCGCTGGAGGGGCGCGCGGCGATGGTGGGGTGA
- a CDS encoding VOC family protein translates to MTVKRLDNIGIVVEDLPAAIAFFTELGLQLEGEMPVEGDWVDRCVGLENVRVDIAMMRTPNGPTRLELTKFHHPTAIHGEPRDTPANIMGLRRIMFAVDDIHDVISRLRKHGAELVGEVARYQDLYLLCYLRGPSGIIVALAEELR, encoded by the coding sequence ATGACCGTCAAACGCTTGGACAACATCGGCATCGTCGTCGAGGACCTCCCGGCGGCCATCGCCTTCTTCACCGAGCTCGGACTGCAACTCGAAGGCGAGATGCCCGTGGAAGGTGATTGGGTCGACCGCTGCGTCGGGCTCGAGAACGTCCGGGTCGACATCGCGATGATGCGGACCCCGAATGGCCCCACTCGCCTCGAGCTGACGAAGTTCCATCACCCGACGGCAATCCACGGCGAGCCCAGGGACACACCCGCCAACATCATGGGCCTGCGGCGCATCATGTTCGCCGTCGACGACATCCACGACGTCATCAGCCGCCTGCGCAAGCACGGCGCCGAGCTCGTCGGAGAGGTCGCCCGCTACCAGGACCTCTACCTGCTCTGCTACCTCCGCGGCCCCTCGGGCATCATCGTCGCCCTGGCCGAGGAGCTCCGCTGA
- a CDS encoding restriction endonuclease, translating into MFSGNFRAMAIPDYQALMLPVLDRLEDGQPHELRVLREEIAVALKLSEEDRAELLPSGAQSVFDNRVGWAKTYLEKAGLLKSLKRGVFQITERGRKVLASKPAAINNALLVEYAEFREFTQRPVGDETSTPTSEQRPSGDITPEEALERAYQDLRKKTEAELLNAVLQASPRFFERLVVELLVKMGYGGSLEDAGKALGRSHDGGIDGLIKEDPLGLDVIYVQAKRWQNTVGRPDIQAFAGSLEGERARKGVFITASNFSREAKEYVTRIEKKIVLIDGARLSALMFDFGIGVNAVSAYQVKRVDSDFFSEE; encoded by the coding sequence ATGTTCTCGGGTAACTTCCGGGCCATGGCCATCCCCGACTATCAGGCCCTGATGCTGCCCGTGCTCGACCGGCTCGAGGACGGACAGCCGCATGAGCTGCGCGTCCTGCGCGAGGAAATCGCCGTCGCGCTGAAGCTGAGCGAGGAGGACCGCGCAGAGCTTCTTCCCAGCGGAGCACAGTCCGTGTTCGACAACCGCGTCGGTTGGGCGAAGACCTATTTGGAGAAGGCCGGGTTGTTGAAGTCCCTCAAGCGCGGCGTCTTTCAGATCACGGAGCGGGGACGCAAGGTGCTGGCCTCCAAGCCCGCCGCCATCAACAACGCATTGCTCGTGGAGTACGCCGAGTTCCGTGAGTTCACCCAGCGCCCTGTAGGGGATGAGACATCCACCCCAACCTCCGAACAGCGCCCCTCCGGTGACATCACCCCGGAAGAAGCCCTCGAACGGGCCTACCAGGATCTGCGTAAGAAGACCGAAGCCGAGCTCCTCAACGCCGTCCTCCAGGCCTCGCCCCGGTTCTTCGAGCGGCTCGTCGTCGAGCTTCTCGTCAAGATGGGCTACGGCGGCTCCCTCGAGGACGCGGGCAAGGCGCTCGGCCGCAGTCATGACGGCGGCATCGACGGACTCATCAAGGAAGACCCGCTCGGGCTCGACGTCATCTACGTGCAGGCCAAACGCTGGCAGAACACCGTGGGCCGGCCCGACATCCAGGCGTTCGCGGGCTCCCTCGAAGGTGAACGCGCCAGGAAGGGCGTCTTCATCACCGCCTCCAACTTCTCCAGGGAGGCCAAGGAGTACGTCACCCGCATCGAGAAGAAGATCGTCCTCATTGACGGCGCCCGGCTGTCCGCCTTGATGTTCGACTTCGGCATCGGCGTGAACGCCGTCAGCGCGTACCAAGTGAAGCGCGTCGACTCGGACTTCTTCTCCGAGGAGTAA